CGCCGGAGAGCGTCACGGCGCCGTCGCTGACGGCGACCCCGATGTTCGCCGCGTCGACGCTGGGCGTCCATTCCAGTTCCTGCAGGACGGAGTTGCGGAGTGCGACGTCGGAGGCCTTGAGTGAAGTCGTCATGAGGTCAGTCTGGCGTCGTCGGCCGATCGCGACGAGAGTCTTTGGTCCCATGCGAACGGGCCGGCGGCCCCGAGTGTCGTCGGGCCCGCCGACGTCGGATCTGGACGCGTCAGGATGCCCCGGCCATGAAGGCCCCGATCTCGTCCCGGACCCGGCTCTGGCGTCCGAGCAGCAGGTGGCCGCCCCGTTCCACCGCGACCAGCTTCGCCCCAGGGATGCGCTTCGCCGCCCGGGCGGCGTTCTCGAACGCCGACAGGCCGTCGTCCTCGGCGTTGATGATCAGCGTCGGTACCGCGAGGTCCTGGAGTGGATATCGTTGGACATCGGGATTGGACACGAAGGTGTCGAACAGAGCACCGCGCTTGCGGGGCCGAATCGGGAACAGGCTCTGCTCGGCGTCCCGCACCCGCCGGGCCTCGTCGTCGGTGGGGTGAAACCCCTTGGGCTGGCCCAGGATTCGCGCGAGCACCGGCGGTGCGTACTGCTTGAGGACCCAGAACAACAGGTCGGAGCCGAACAGCATCCGGGCACCGGCGCCCTGATCCTGATGGCCCGGCCCGATGTCGAACCCGCCGAACAGCGGATGGCTCAGAAGCACCGGCGGGCCTTCGCCCCAGACGGCGTATTCGATGTTCCCCCACGAAGGTGCGGCCAGCGTCCTTCGCCCACGTGCGGCCAACCGCCGCCGGGCCGCATCCTTGTCGCGCCGGTAGCGATTCATCTCAGCCGACCGCCCCGCTCGGCCGGGGCGGGCACGGCGTCATTCGGGCCGCCCGATCGACCGTACCGACCGGGCCAGGCCAGGCCAGGCCAGGCCAGGAAGATGACCCCGAAAGCGGCCGTGATGCCCAGCTCGTGTCATGTCGGACCGCCGATGCCTTGACGTGGTGCCGAAATCGGGCGATGTCTGATCAACCCGAAGGGGGCCGCTGCATGCGCCCCGATGTCATTTCCCTTGACCTGCCGCCGAATATGTTCGCTCCGCCCGACGCCCGGACGCCAGGGCATTTGGTCCCACCCGCCCGGGCCGACGGACTCCCCGGGCCGAGCGGATCGGCGGTCCGTCATCGCCCGGGAAGGATGGGACTTTCGGCTCTGTCGAGAACATCTCGACGGAGCGTTCCTTGGAGGTACCGGCGGAGGAGGACCGCCGGAGCCATCCAGGAAAACGAGAGAGGCAATGTCATGTCCGCAAGTGCTCACGACTCGCGGCCCATCATCGTGGGGCTGGACGGGTCGGACAGCAGTCTGGCCGCCCTCCGATGGGCACTGCACGAGGCCGTGACGGCACAGGTGCCGGTGGAAGTGATCCATTGCTGGGAGCCCCAGGATTTCACCGATGTGCTGTTCGCGTCGGCCCACGAATTGTCCACGGCTTCGGTCTGTCTGCTGCAGACCGAGGTCTCGGCCGCCGTGCGCGGAATGGCCGGTCCGCCCGCGGTGACCCAGAGCAGCGTTCACGGCCGGGCCGCGACCGCGTTGCTGCAGCGGTCCGGGAACGCCCGGATGATCGTGCTGGGAGCCCGCGAGAAACGGGCCGTGCGCGACCTTCTTCGCGGTCCGGTCGAACGGACCGTCCGTCGGCACGCCACCTGCCCGGTCGTCGTGGTCGACCGCCATGGTCGGGTCGTCACCGGGCCCGAGGCATCGGCCGGAACCGGGGATCCGGCTGCCGGTGCGGAAGATCCGGCGCGGTCACCCGGCTGAGGGGCACTCCCGCCCGGCTGAGGCTCCGCACCAACCGCCGGATCCGGCAACCCGGATCCGGCGGCGCCGGACTTCAGGCGGGCCTGCCTTCAGTAGGCCTTCAGTAGGTCACGACGATCCGCTCCGCGGGATCCGGTGACTCGACGGCGGCCTCGGCGTCCTCGGCGGCGGCTGCGCCCGGCGGGGCGTGCACCACCAGCACCGAGCAGTGTGCGTGGGCCGCGCAGTGGGCGCTGACCGATCCCAGCACGGCACCGGCCAATCCCGAGTGACCGCGGCTCCCGACCACCAGGAGGTCGGCGTCGCGGCTGAGCTTGACCAGGCAGTCGGCCGGGTCGCCCTCGACGACCATGGTGCGCACCAGCGGTGTGACCTGTCCGCGGAAGGCCTCGATGACGCTGGCGGCCAACAACTGTTCGGCGGCCTCCTGCGGGTGGGCGGTGGGCGGCGGAAGCACCAGGCGGCGGAACGGCTGCCACGCCGTGACCGCCACCAGCTCGTCACCGAGCAAGGTGGCCATCCGGTGAGCGTGACGCAGCGCCTCCAACGAGGCCGGGGATCCGTCCACGGCGACCAGGATCTGACCGACGTCGGTCCGGGGGTCGTTCATGGGTTGTCTACCTTTCTGTGGAGGGTGACCGGCGGCGCGCCGGGTGCGTCCCGCCGGCTCGGTGAGCTCAGGCCCGAGGCGGATGGACGATGACCACCGGGCACACCGCGTAGGCGACGGTCTCGTGGCTGGTGGAACCGAGCAGCAATCCGGCGAAGCCGCCTCGGCCGCGGCTGCCCAGAACCAGCAGCGCCGGTTTCACCGCCGCCGCTTCCTTCAGCAACGCTTGGGTGGACCGGCCTCGGCGGACGATCGGACGGACCTTGATCGACGGGTCCTTCTCCAGCCAGGGTGCGAGCTGGGCGTCCAGTTCGGCCCGTTCCTTGAGGTCCAACTGGGCGCGGTCGATCTCCAGCGGGTAGGCCTGCAGGAAGCCGTCCAGCGGTTCGTCGTCCCAGCAACGGACGGCGAGCAGTTCCACGCCGCGCAGGCCGGCCTCCTCGAACGCGAAGGCCAGAGCGCTCTCGGAGCCGCTGGACCCGTCCAGACCGACGAGCACCGGAGCGTCCGGAGCAGGTGGCGTCGAGCCGTGATCGTGCGGGTCGGTCCGAATCACCGCCACCGGAGCCGGATTGTGGCTGACGATCTTCTGCGCGACCGACCCCAGCAGCGTCTCACTGGCCAGACCCTGGCCGTGCGAGCCGACGACGACCAGTTCGGCTCCGGCCGAGGCCTTTCGCAGCGAGGCCGACGGCGTGTCCATGCTGACCGTCGAGGTCATCTCCAGGTCGGGATGCTGGGCCCGGATCTCGGCCATCGTCCGCTTCAGGTCCTCTTCGGCACTCAGCCGTGGAGCGTCGAACAACTCGGGGGGAAGCACCGCTCCGGGCCCGGCGTACCCCACCGGAATCAGATAGGACTCGATCAGATCGAGGGAGCAGCCTCGCCGTTGCGCCTCGTCGGCCGCCCACCGGGCGGCCGCGGTCGCCGCGGCCGAACCGTCGACGCCGACGACGACCCTCTTCTTGCTGGATTCGCTCACGATTCCTCTTTCTCTCGATTCCTTCTGGACGGCGGGCAGGGGGCGTCCGGTGCGGCGGGGAAGGGCGGTCGGGGACTCCTCACCGCTGGGCACCGAGCCGACTGGTCTCGCCCGCGCCCTGCGTGATCGGCGCGACGACGAGGTGGTTGGTCACCGACGCCGCCCCCGGGACTCCCCAGCAGATCGCCTCCGCTTCGCGCCGGGCTTCCACCGTCGGTACGGTGCCGTCGAGCATGATGGCGCCGCGGCTGTTGGTGGTGACCGTCAACCGGATGTCGGACAACGGGTCCCGGTTGGCCAGGGTGGCCAGGATCAACCGCTCCAGCTCGGCGGCCATGGTGCCCGAACGAACCGTGATCGCATTGAGCACCGACCGGGCTCCTGGCAGTTCGTCGACCGCACGGCAGGCCGCCTGGCTCTCGTACTGCCAGTTGACCTCGCCGGTCAGGGTGATGCGCCGGTCCTGGACGGTGGCCCGGACCGAGTCCGGAACGTGTGGCGCACTCGCCAGCGCGGCCGCGACCTCCACGGCGATATCGGTGTCCGACAACCGCGGCGGGGCCGAGGTCAGCAACTTCTGGGCCACCACATGGACGCCGCTCACGCCAAGCACCGTCCGCTGGGCGATCAACGCCTGGGCCTTGGTCTCGGTGCGCCCGTAGAGGGTGGCGGCTCCGTTGTCGACCTGGACGAAGATGGGCAGGCCGCGCAACTGCGGTTGCGCGGCCAGGGCCTGCCTCGCATCGTCGGTCAACTGCTCGCTCGTCCGTTTCGCCGTTTCGATCATGCCGTCAAGGCTTCTCCGGCCGCCCTGCTCCTGGTAGGGCACAAGGTCCTTGATCGCCGGGGACCACCTGCTCGTCCCGGCCGGTTGGCCGGAGCGGCAGCCGATCGGCGGCGCACGAGCGTGGCGAGCAGCCGATTCCGCGCCCGATTCGAGACCAAAGTCCCGGCCGATCGGGACCGAACCTCTCTACCGTCCGGGTCCTGCGGGAATGACAGTGGATCGATGCACGTGTCCGTCCGCGGCTTTGACCCGGCATCCTCCCCGGCCGGGCCGGGCATCCGTCTGGAGGCCGATCCTGACCTGGTCATCGCGGCCGCTCGCACCGAGACCCAGGTCCTGGCCGCACTGCAGGTGACGGCCGACCAGGGGCTGACCGCCGCGCAGGTGGCGGAGCGGCAGGCCCGTTACGGCCCCAACGCGGTGACCTCGCACCGAGCCCGATTCCTGCCGGTGCTGTGGCACCAGCTGCGGTCGCCGCTGCTGGCCCTCCTGCTGACCGCCGCGGTGGCCTCCTATTTCGTCGGCGAACGCAGTGACGCGGTCATCATCGGTGTGATCGTCGCTCTGTCGGTCGGGCTCGGTCTCGTGAACGAGTACCGGGCTGAGAAGGCGGCGGAGGCCCTGCATTCGCGGATCCGTCACAACTGCGTGGCCACCCGGGACGGGCACCGGGCCGTCGTGGACGTGCGGGAGCTGGTCCCCGGCGACATCGTCGAGCTGGCCCTCGGCGACATCGTGCCGGCCGATCTCCGCCTGCTGCAGGCGTCCGATCTGGAATGCGACGAGGCCATCCTCACCGGCGAGTCGACGGCGGCCGAGAAGAACGTGGCCCGCGTCCCCGACCACACGGCGGTGGCCGACCTGACCTGCTGCGCTCTGATGGGTACGGTGGTGCACGCCGGGCGCGGGCGCGGGGTGGTGGTGTCCACCGGCCCCCACACCGAGTTCGGCAAGATCGCCGCCGGTCTGAGCACGCACCAACTGGACACCGAGTTCCAGGTCGGGCTGCGGAAGTTCTCGATGCTGCTTGTCTACGTGGCCGGCGCCCTGACCAGCGCGATCTTCCTGATCAACGTGGTCCTGCACAAACCGGTCCTTGACGCCCTGCTGTTCTCGCTGGCGATCGCGGTCGGCATCACGCCCCAGCTGCTGCCGGCGGTGGTCTCGAGCAGCCTCGCCGCCGGGTCCGGGCGGATGAGTCGCCGCCGCGTCCTGGTCAAGAGATTGGTCTGCATCGAGGATCTCGGTGACGTCGATGTCCTGTTCACCGACAAGACCGGGACCTTGACCATCGGACGGATCGACTACATGCGGGCCGTCCCGGCGCCGGGAACCACGTCCGAACAGCTCTTGCGCTGGGCTCTGCTGTGCACCGAGAACACCCTCGACGGCGCAGCCGCCGTCGGCGGCAACCCGCTCGACCAGGCCCTGTGGCGTTCCCCCGCCGCGGCCCCGGCTCTGCCCGACGTCGCCGCTCACGCCGTCCGCGATGTCCTGCCGTTCGACCACGACCGGCGCCTCGTGTCGGTTCTGGTCCAGACCCCGGCTGACCCCCCACAGATGATCACCAAGGGTGCGCCGGAGACGGTCCTGGAACGCTGCACCGAGGTGTCGGATTCGACCCGGCACGCGCTGGACGCGGAGTTCGCCGCCGGGAACCGGGTGATCGCGGTCGCGGTCCGGGCCGCCCCCGACGCGCACCGACTGTCCGTGACGGACGAACGGGACCTGACGCTGGCCGGTCTCCTGG
This window of the Nakamurella panacisegetis genome carries:
- a CDS encoding alpha/beta fold hydrolase — its product is MNRYRRDKDAARRRLAARGRRTLAAPSWGNIEYAVWGEGPPVLLSHPLFGGFDIGPGHQDQGAGARMLFGSDLLFWVLKQYAPPVLARILGQPKGFHPTDDEARRVRDAEQSLFPIRPRKRGALFDTFVSNPDVQRYPLQDLAVPTLIINAEDDGLSAFENAARAAKRIPGAKLVAVERGGHLLLGRQSRVRDEIGAFMAGAS
- a CDS encoding universal stress protein; this translates as MSASAHDSRPIIVGLDGSDSSLAALRWALHEAVTAQVPVEVIHCWEPQDFTDVLFASAHELSTASVCLLQTEVSAAVRGMAGPPAVTQSSVHGRAATALLQRSGNARMIVLGAREKRAVRDLLRGPVERTVRRHATCPVVVVDRHGRVVTGPEASAGTGDPAAGAEDPARSPG
- a CDS encoding universal stress protein, with the protein product MNDPRTDVGQILVAVDGSPASLEALRHAHRMATLLGDELVAVTAWQPFRRLVLPPPTAHPQEAAEQLLAASVIEAFRGQVTPLVRTMVVEGDPADCLVKLSRDADLLVVGSRGHSGLAGAVLGSVSAHCAAHAHCSVLVVHAPPGAAAAEDAEAAVESPDPAERIVVTY
- a CDS encoding universal stress protein, with the translated sequence MSESSKKRVVVGVDGSAAATAAARWAADEAQRRGCSLDLIESYLIPVGYAGPGAVLPPELFDAPRLSAEEDLKRTMAEIRAQHPDLEMTSTVSMDTPSASLRKASAGAELVVVGSHGQGLASETLLGSVAQKIVSHNPAPVAVIRTDPHDHGSTPPAPDAPVLVGLDGSSGSESALAFAFEEAGLRGVELLAVRCWDDEPLDGFLQAYPLEIDRAQLDLKERAELDAQLAPWLEKDPSIKVRPIVRRGRSTQALLKEAAAVKPALLVLGSRGRGGFAGLLLGSTSHETVAYAVCPVVIVHPPRA
- a CDS encoding BON domain-containing protein; the encoded protein is MIETAKRTSEQLTDDARQALAAQPQLRGLPIFVQVDNGAATLYGRTETKAQALIAQRTVLGVSGVHVVAQKLLTSAPPRLSDTDIAVEVAAALASAPHVPDSVRATVQDRRITLTGEVNWQYESQAACRAVDELPGARSVLNAITVRSGTMAAELERLILATLANRDPLSDIRLTVTTNSRGAIMLDGTVPTVEARREAEAICWGVPGAASVTNHLVVAPITQGAGETSRLGAQR
- the mgtA gene encoding magnesium-translocating P-type ATPase, with the translated sequence MHVSVRGFDPASSPAGPGIRLEADPDLVIAAARTETQVLAALQVTADQGLTAAQVAERQARYGPNAVTSHRARFLPVLWHQLRSPLLALLLTAAVASYFVGERSDAVIIGVIVALSVGLGLVNEYRAEKAAEALHSRIRHNCVATRDGHRAVVDVRELVPGDIVELALGDIVPADLRLLQASDLECDEAILTGESTAAEKNVARVPDHTAVADLTCCALMGTVVHAGRGRGVVVSTGPHTEFGKIAAGLSTHQLDTEFQVGLRKFSMLLVYVAGALTSAIFLINVVLHKPVLDALLFSLAIAVGITPQLLPAVVSSSLAAGSGRMSRRRVLVKRLVCIEDLGDVDVLFTDKTGTLTIGRIDYMRAVPAPGTTSEQLLRWALLCTENTLDGAAAVGGNPLDQALWRSPAAAPALPDVAAHAVRDVLPFDHDRRLVSVLVQTPADPPQMITKGAPETVLERCTEVSDSTRHALDAEFAAGNRVIAVAVRAAPDAHRLSVTDERDLTLAGLLVFRDPPKPDAAHALRRLDGLGIAVKVITGDNPAVAVKVCHDLELTGTAVLTGTQIDQLDDEALATRIPSTTVFARVSPQQKARIVRVQRRTGGGVAFLGDGVNDALALHAADVGISVDSATDVAKDAADVILLDKDLNVLADGVAEGRRIFANTIKYVLMGTSSNFGNMFSAAAASMFLSFLPMLPSQILLNNLLYDTSQLAIPTDHVDEEQLHRPSHWDLGFIRRFMVCFGPLSSVFDLLTFAVMLWVFHAGPAQFRSGWFVESLATQTLVIFAIRTRRVPFFRSHPSLPLTLAALGVVLVGALLPSTPLARELGFQPLPGAYFAAMGALVVCYLVLIEVGKSIFYRVAATARKPHRPRPYRPGHHLRRRTARFSSDGRAPTRAGANAAAASAGP